Proteins from a genomic interval of Oxyura jamaicensis isolate SHBP4307 breed ruddy duck chromosome 10, BPBGC_Ojam_1.0, whole genome shotgun sequence:
- the ELL3 gene encoding RNA polymerase II elongation factor ELL3 isoform X5, with translation MPRARTELRGRLRYRGCGRGPRLSLLHVRLSEAAARALRGCQQRQGAPGPAIAFQGSQGCLTVPGGPGTCPRLFAFFLSRCSRDEPQASFECVRLAAPRLGQSWLDSVGSIQEKITVCASEGTYSMLQERVSQSKEPWSRAVTEPDVAVPGYGKGVTAPEKAGTVSGTVSVLQQSSLCHIREGKNHWRTAASPRAAAQSLVQLLALRPHRKHELLQRLAGTQAGRPDWAGLLAALEEVADLDPIECCYRLKQSLVGRVQEDWPGYTAQERRQVALLQHSSQPHGPTARSFLVPLQQPLECGSPLGAGGNHLGVKRLALLDFSNPRVSKRHRSCLRTFGTRQPGARGQQQAGPLPPSSDTRELQGAEQGESREEADNDQEEGAPCPEQRCSAPRDNRSQPSSSSLAEIPDYLRHLKLRFCMNTATSRRVILVTSRRRTAVNTCTRSSPTSKV, from the exons ATGCCGCGGGCGCGGACGGAGCTGCGCGGGCGGCTCCGGTaccggggctgcgggcggggcCCGCGGCTCAGCCTCCTGCACGTGCGGCTCTcggaggcggcggcgcgggcGCTGCGCGGCTGCCAGCAGCGGCAG GGGGCGCCGGGGCCCGCGATCGCCTTCCAGGGGAGCCAGGGG TGCCTGACGGTGCCGGGAGGCCCTGGGACATGTCCGCGGCTCTTTGCCTTCTTCCTCTCCCGCTGCAGCCGAGACGAGCCGCAGGCCAGCTTCGAGTGTGTGCGGCTGGCAGCGCCCCG ACTAGGTCAGAGCTGGCTGGACAGCGTGGGCAGCATCCAGGAGAAAATCACAGTCTGTGCCTCAGAGGGCACCTACTCAATGCTGCAGGAGCGTGTGTCCCAATCTAAGGAGCCCTGGAGCAGAGCAGTCACTGAGCCAGATGTGGCTGTGCCTGGCTATG GCAAAGGTGTCACGGCTCCCGAGAAGGCAGGCACGGTCAGCGGCACTGTCagtgtgctgcagcagagctccctCTGTCACATCCGCGAGGGCAAGAACCATTGGCGAACAGCAGCCAGTCCCAGGGCCGCTGCCCAAAGCCTGGTTCAGCTCCTGGCCCTGCGGCCTCACCGCAAGCATGAGCTCCTGCAGCGGCTGGCGGGGACGCAGGCAGGCCGGCCCGActgggcagggctgctggctgcactggaGGAG GTGGCAGACCTGGATCCCATAGAGTGCTGCTACCGCCTGAAGCAGTCGCTGGTGGGGCGGGTGCAGGAGGACTGGCCAGGATACACTGCCCAGGAGCGTCGGCAGgttgccctgctgcagcacag CAGtcagccccacggccccacaGCCCGGTCCTTCCTGGTGCCTCTGCAGCAACCGCTGGAGTGTGGCTCCCCTCTGGGTGCTGGTGGAAACCATCTGGGAGTG aagcgCCTGGCACTGCTGGATTTCTCCAACCCAAGAGTCAGCAAGAGGCACCGGAGCTGCCTGCGGACATTTGGCACGAGGCAGCCAGGAGCacggggccagcagcaggctgggccTCTGCCCCCGAGTAGTGAcaccagggagctgcagggtgcagaacagggggagagcagagaagaggCGGACAATGACCAGGAGGAGGGCGCCCCATGCCCTGAGCAGCGCTgctctgcacccagag ACAACAGGTCCCAGCCCAGCAGTTCCTCCTTAGCAGAGATCCCAGATTACTTGCG GCACTTGAAGCTAAGATTTTGTATGAATACAGCCACTTCAAGAAG agttATCCTAGTTACCAGCAGGAGAAGAACCGCTGTGAATACCTGCACCAGAAGCTCTCCCACATCAAAAGTCTGA
- the ELL3 gene encoding RNA polymerase II elongation factor ELL3 isoform X2: MPRARTELRGRLRYRGCGRGPRLSLLHVRLSEAAARALRGCQQRQGAPGPAIAFQGSQGCLTVPGGPGTCPRLFAFFLSRCSRDEPQASFECVRLAAPRLGQSWLDSVGSIQEKITVCASEGTYSMLQERVSQSKEPWSRAVTEPDVAVPGYGKGVTAPEKAGTVSGTVSVLQQSSLCHIREGKNHWRTAASPRAAAQSLVQLLALRPHRKHELLQRLAGTQAGRPDWAGLLAALEEVADLDPIECCYRLKQSLVGRVQEDWPGYTAQERRQVALLQHSQPHGPTARSFLVPLQQPLECGSPLGAGGNHLGVKRLALLDFSNPRVSKRHRSCLRTFGTRQPGARGQQQAGPLPPSSDTRELQGAEQGESREEADNDQEEGAPCPEQRCSAPRDNRSQPSSSSLAEIPDYLRKYHTIRSAEQCRSYEAAFSADYAEYRYLHTRIGSVSQKFIQLGARMKTLKQGTEERKALEAKILYEYSHFKKSYPSYQQEKNRCEYLHQKLSHIKSLILQFEGRGNS, from the exons ATGCCGCGGGCGCGGACGGAGCTGCGCGGGCGGCTCCGGTaccggggctgcgggcggggcCCGCGGCTCAGCCTCCTGCACGTGCGGCTCTcggaggcggcggcgcgggcGCTGCGCGGCTGCCAGCAGCGGCAG GGGGCGCCGGGGCCCGCGATCGCCTTCCAGGGGAGCCAGGGG TGCCTGACGGTGCCGGGAGGCCCTGGGACATGTCCGCGGCTCTTTGCCTTCTTCCTCTCCCGCTGCAGCCGAGACGAGCCGCAGGCCAGCTTCGAGTGTGTGCGGCTGGCAGCGCCCCG ACTAGGTCAGAGCTGGCTGGACAGCGTGGGCAGCATCCAGGAGAAAATCACAGTCTGTGCCTCAGAGGGCACCTACTCAATGCTGCAGGAGCGTGTGTCCCAATCTAAGGAGCCCTGGAGCAGAGCAGTCACTGAGCCAGATGTGGCTGTGCCTGGCTATG GCAAAGGTGTCACGGCTCCCGAGAAGGCAGGCACGGTCAGCGGCACTGTCagtgtgctgcagcagagctccctCTGTCACATCCGCGAGGGCAAGAACCATTGGCGAACAGCAGCCAGTCCCAGGGCCGCTGCCCAAAGCCTGGTTCAGCTCCTGGCCCTGCGGCCTCACCGCAAGCATGAGCTCCTGCAGCGGCTGGCGGGGACGCAGGCAGGCCGGCCCGActgggcagggctgctggctgcactggaGGAG GTGGCAGACCTGGATCCCATAGAGTGCTGCTACCGCCTGAAGCAGTCGCTGGTGGGGCGGGTGCAGGAGGACTGGCCAGGATACACTGCCCAGGAGCGTCGGCAGgttgccctgctgcagcacag tcagccccacggccccacaGCCCGGTCCTTCCTGGTGCCTCTGCAGCAACCGCTGGAGTGTGGCTCCCCTCTGGGTGCTGGTGGAAACCATCTGGGAGTG aagcgCCTGGCACTGCTGGATTTCTCCAACCCAAGAGTCAGCAAGAGGCACCGGAGCTGCCTGCGGACATTTGGCACGAGGCAGCCAGGAGCacggggccagcagcaggctgggccTCTGCCCCCGAGTAGTGAcaccagggagctgcagggtgcagaacagggggagagcagagaagaggCGGACAATGACCAGGAGGAGGGCGCCCCATGCCCTGAGCAGCGCTgctctgcacccagag ACAACAGGTCCCAGCCCAGCAGTTCCTCCTTAGCAGAGATCCCAGATTACTTGCG AAAATACCATACCATCCGCTCAGCAGAGCAATGCAGATCTTACGAGGCAGCGTTCAGTGCAGACTACGCTGAGTACCGCTATCTGCACACTCGCATTGGTAGTGTGAGCCAGAAATTCATTCAACTGGGAGCTAGAATGAAGACATTGAAGCAAGGAACAGAGGAGCGCAAG GCACTTGAAGCTAAGATTTTGTATGAATACAGCCACTTCAAGAAG agttATCCTAGTTACCAGCAGGAGAAGAACCGCTGTGAATACCTGCACCAGAAGCTCTCCCACATCAAAAGTCTGATTCTACAGTTCGAAGGAAGAGGAAACTCCTAG
- the ELL3 gene encoding RNA polymerase II elongation factor ELL3 isoform X3, with the protein MPRARTELRGRLRYRGCGRGPRLSLLHVRLSEAAARALRGCQQRQGAPGPAIAFQGSQGCLTVPGGPGTCPRLFAFFLSRCSRDEPQASFECVRLAAPRLGQSWLDSVGSIQEKITVCASEGTYSMLQERVSQSKEPWSRAVTEPDVAVPGYGKGVTAPEKAGTVSGTVSVLQQSSLCHIREGKNHWRTAASPRAAAQSLVQLLALRPHRKHELLQRLAGTQAGRPDWAGLLAALEEVADLDPIECCYRLKQSLVGRVQEDWPGYTAQERRQVALLQHSSQPHGPTARSFLVPLQQPLECGSPLGAGGNHLGVRLALLDFSNPRVSKRHRSCLRTFGTRQPGARGQQQAGPLPPSSDTRELQGAEQGESREEADNDQEEGAPCPEQRCSAPRDNRSQPSSSSLAEIPDYLRKYHTIRSAEQCRSYEAAFSADYAEYRYLHTRIGSVSQKFIQLGARMKTLKQGTEERKALEAKILYEYSHFKKSYPSYQQEKNRCEYLHQKLSHIKSLILQFEGRGNS; encoded by the exons ATGCCGCGGGCGCGGACGGAGCTGCGCGGGCGGCTCCGGTaccggggctgcgggcggggcCCGCGGCTCAGCCTCCTGCACGTGCGGCTCTcggaggcggcggcgcgggcGCTGCGCGGCTGCCAGCAGCGGCAG GGGGCGCCGGGGCCCGCGATCGCCTTCCAGGGGAGCCAGGGG TGCCTGACGGTGCCGGGAGGCCCTGGGACATGTCCGCGGCTCTTTGCCTTCTTCCTCTCCCGCTGCAGCCGAGACGAGCCGCAGGCCAGCTTCGAGTGTGTGCGGCTGGCAGCGCCCCG ACTAGGTCAGAGCTGGCTGGACAGCGTGGGCAGCATCCAGGAGAAAATCACAGTCTGTGCCTCAGAGGGCACCTACTCAATGCTGCAGGAGCGTGTGTCCCAATCTAAGGAGCCCTGGAGCAGAGCAGTCACTGAGCCAGATGTGGCTGTGCCTGGCTATG GCAAAGGTGTCACGGCTCCCGAGAAGGCAGGCACGGTCAGCGGCACTGTCagtgtgctgcagcagagctccctCTGTCACATCCGCGAGGGCAAGAACCATTGGCGAACAGCAGCCAGTCCCAGGGCCGCTGCCCAAAGCCTGGTTCAGCTCCTGGCCCTGCGGCCTCACCGCAAGCATGAGCTCCTGCAGCGGCTGGCGGGGACGCAGGCAGGCCGGCCCGActgggcagggctgctggctgcactggaGGAG GTGGCAGACCTGGATCCCATAGAGTGCTGCTACCGCCTGAAGCAGTCGCTGGTGGGGCGGGTGCAGGAGGACTGGCCAGGATACACTGCCCAGGAGCGTCGGCAGgttgccctgctgcagcacag CAGtcagccccacggccccacaGCCCGGTCCTTCCTGGTGCCTCTGCAGCAACCGCTGGAGTGTGGCTCCCCTCTGGGTGCTGGTGGAAACCATCTGGGAGTG cgCCTGGCACTGCTGGATTTCTCCAACCCAAGAGTCAGCAAGAGGCACCGGAGCTGCCTGCGGACATTTGGCACGAGGCAGCCAGGAGCacggggccagcagcaggctgggccTCTGCCCCCGAGTAGTGAcaccagggagctgcagggtgcagaacagggggagagcagagaagaggCGGACAATGACCAGGAGGAGGGCGCCCCATGCCCTGAGCAGCGCTgctctgcacccagag ACAACAGGTCCCAGCCCAGCAGTTCCTCCTTAGCAGAGATCCCAGATTACTTGCG AAAATACCATACCATCCGCTCAGCAGAGCAATGCAGATCTTACGAGGCAGCGTTCAGTGCAGACTACGCTGAGTACCGCTATCTGCACACTCGCATTGGTAGTGTGAGCCAGAAATTCATTCAACTGGGAGCTAGAATGAAGACATTGAAGCAAGGAACAGAGGAGCGCAAG GCACTTGAAGCTAAGATTTTGTATGAATACAGCCACTTCAAGAAG agttATCCTAGTTACCAGCAGGAGAAGAACCGCTGTGAATACCTGCACCAGAAGCTCTCCCACATCAAAAGTCTGATTCTACAGTTCGAAGGAAGAGGAAACTCCTAG
- the ELL3 gene encoding RNA polymerase II elongation factor ELL3 isoform X1 — translation MPRARTELRGRLRYRGCGRGPRLSLLHVRLSEAAARALRGCQQRQGAPGPAIAFQGSQGCLTVPGGPGTCPRLFAFFLSRCSRDEPQASFECVRLAAPRLGQSWLDSVGSIQEKITVCASEGTYSMLQERVSQSKEPWSRAVTEPDVAVPGYGKGVTAPEKAGTVSGTVSVLQQSSLCHIREGKNHWRTAASPRAAAQSLVQLLALRPHRKHELLQRLAGTQAGRPDWAGLLAALEEVADLDPIECCYRLKQSLVGRVQEDWPGYTAQERRQVALLQHSSQPHGPTARSFLVPLQQPLECGSPLGAGGNHLGVKRLALLDFSNPRVSKRHRSCLRTFGTRQPGARGQQQAGPLPPSSDTRELQGAEQGESREEADNDQEEGAPCPEQRCSAPRDNRSQPSSSSLAEIPDYLRKYHTIRSAEQCRSYEAAFSADYAEYRYLHTRIGSVSQKFIQLGARMKTLKQGTEERKALEAKILYEYSHFKKSYPSYQQEKNRCEYLHQKLSHIKSLILQFEGRGNS, via the exons ATGCCGCGGGCGCGGACGGAGCTGCGCGGGCGGCTCCGGTaccggggctgcgggcggggcCCGCGGCTCAGCCTCCTGCACGTGCGGCTCTcggaggcggcggcgcgggcGCTGCGCGGCTGCCAGCAGCGGCAG GGGGCGCCGGGGCCCGCGATCGCCTTCCAGGGGAGCCAGGGG TGCCTGACGGTGCCGGGAGGCCCTGGGACATGTCCGCGGCTCTTTGCCTTCTTCCTCTCCCGCTGCAGCCGAGACGAGCCGCAGGCCAGCTTCGAGTGTGTGCGGCTGGCAGCGCCCCG ACTAGGTCAGAGCTGGCTGGACAGCGTGGGCAGCATCCAGGAGAAAATCACAGTCTGTGCCTCAGAGGGCACCTACTCAATGCTGCAGGAGCGTGTGTCCCAATCTAAGGAGCCCTGGAGCAGAGCAGTCACTGAGCCAGATGTGGCTGTGCCTGGCTATG GCAAAGGTGTCACGGCTCCCGAGAAGGCAGGCACGGTCAGCGGCACTGTCagtgtgctgcagcagagctccctCTGTCACATCCGCGAGGGCAAGAACCATTGGCGAACAGCAGCCAGTCCCAGGGCCGCTGCCCAAAGCCTGGTTCAGCTCCTGGCCCTGCGGCCTCACCGCAAGCATGAGCTCCTGCAGCGGCTGGCGGGGACGCAGGCAGGCCGGCCCGActgggcagggctgctggctgcactggaGGAG GTGGCAGACCTGGATCCCATAGAGTGCTGCTACCGCCTGAAGCAGTCGCTGGTGGGGCGGGTGCAGGAGGACTGGCCAGGATACACTGCCCAGGAGCGTCGGCAGgttgccctgctgcagcacag CAGtcagccccacggccccacaGCCCGGTCCTTCCTGGTGCCTCTGCAGCAACCGCTGGAGTGTGGCTCCCCTCTGGGTGCTGGTGGAAACCATCTGGGAGTG aagcgCCTGGCACTGCTGGATTTCTCCAACCCAAGAGTCAGCAAGAGGCACCGGAGCTGCCTGCGGACATTTGGCACGAGGCAGCCAGGAGCacggggccagcagcaggctgggccTCTGCCCCCGAGTAGTGAcaccagggagctgcagggtgcagaacagggggagagcagagaagaggCGGACAATGACCAGGAGGAGGGCGCCCCATGCCCTGAGCAGCGCTgctctgcacccagag ACAACAGGTCCCAGCCCAGCAGTTCCTCCTTAGCAGAGATCCCAGATTACTTGCG AAAATACCATACCATCCGCTCAGCAGAGCAATGCAGATCTTACGAGGCAGCGTTCAGTGCAGACTACGCTGAGTACCGCTATCTGCACACTCGCATTGGTAGTGTGAGCCAGAAATTCATTCAACTGGGAGCTAGAATGAAGACATTGAAGCAAGGAACAGAGGAGCGCAAG GCACTTGAAGCTAAGATTTTGTATGAATACAGCCACTTCAAGAAG agttATCCTAGTTACCAGCAGGAGAAGAACCGCTGTGAATACCTGCACCAGAAGCTCTCCCACATCAAAAGTCTGATTCTACAGTTCGAAGGAAGAGGAAACTCCTAG
- the ELL3 gene encoding RNA polymerase II elongation factor ELL3 isoform X4 — protein MPRARTELRGRLRYRGCGRGPRLSLLHVRLSEAAARALRGCQQRQGAPGPAIAFQGSQGCLTVPGGPGTCPRLFAFFLSRCSRDEPQASFECVRLAAPRLGQSWLDSVGSIQEKITVCASEGTYSMLQERVSQSKEPWSRAVTEPDVAVPGYGKGVTAPEKAGTVSGTVSVLQQSSLCHIREGKNHWRTAASPRAAAQSLVQLLALRPHRKHELLQRLAGTQAGRPDWAGLLAALEEVADLDPIECCYRLKQSLVGRVQEDWPGYTAQERRQVALLQHSQPHGPTARSFLVPLQQPLECGSPLGAGGNHLGVRLALLDFSNPRVSKRHRSCLRTFGTRQPGARGQQQAGPLPPSSDTRELQGAEQGESREEADNDQEEGAPCPEQRCSAPRDNRSQPSSSSLAEIPDYLRKYHTIRSAEQCRSYEAAFSADYAEYRYLHTRIGSVSQKFIQLGARMKTLKQGTEERKALEAKILYEYSHFKKSYPSYQQEKNRCEYLHQKLSHIKSLILQFEGRGNS, from the exons ATGCCGCGGGCGCGGACGGAGCTGCGCGGGCGGCTCCGGTaccggggctgcgggcggggcCCGCGGCTCAGCCTCCTGCACGTGCGGCTCTcggaggcggcggcgcgggcGCTGCGCGGCTGCCAGCAGCGGCAG GGGGCGCCGGGGCCCGCGATCGCCTTCCAGGGGAGCCAGGGG TGCCTGACGGTGCCGGGAGGCCCTGGGACATGTCCGCGGCTCTTTGCCTTCTTCCTCTCCCGCTGCAGCCGAGACGAGCCGCAGGCCAGCTTCGAGTGTGTGCGGCTGGCAGCGCCCCG ACTAGGTCAGAGCTGGCTGGACAGCGTGGGCAGCATCCAGGAGAAAATCACAGTCTGTGCCTCAGAGGGCACCTACTCAATGCTGCAGGAGCGTGTGTCCCAATCTAAGGAGCCCTGGAGCAGAGCAGTCACTGAGCCAGATGTGGCTGTGCCTGGCTATG GCAAAGGTGTCACGGCTCCCGAGAAGGCAGGCACGGTCAGCGGCACTGTCagtgtgctgcagcagagctccctCTGTCACATCCGCGAGGGCAAGAACCATTGGCGAACAGCAGCCAGTCCCAGGGCCGCTGCCCAAAGCCTGGTTCAGCTCCTGGCCCTGCGGCCTCACCGCAAGCATGAGCTCCTGCAGCGGCTGGCGGGGACGCAGGCAGGCCGGCCCGActgggcagggctgctggctgcactggaGGAG GTGGCAGACCTGGATCCCATAGAGTGCTGCTACCGCCTGAAGCAGTCGCTGGTGGGGCGGGTGCAGGAGGACTGGCCAGGATACACTGCCCAGGAGCGTCGGCAGgttgccctgctgcagcacag tcagccccacggccccacaGCCCGGTCCTTCCTGGTGCCTCTGCAGCAACCGCTGGAGTGTGGCTCCCCTCTGGGTGCTGGTGGAAACCATCTGGGAGTG cgCCTGGCACTGCTGGATTTCTCCAACCCAAGAGTCAGCAAGAGGCACCGGAGCTGCCTGCGGACATTTGGCACGAGGCAGCCAGGAGCacggggccagcagcaggctgggccTCTGCCCCCGAGTAGTGAcaccagggagctgcagggtgcagaacagggggagagcagagaagaggCGGACAATGACCAGGAGGAGGGCGCCCCATGCCCTGAGCAGCGCTgctctgcacccagag ACAACAGGTCCCAGCCCAGCAGTTCCTCCTTAGCAGAGATCCCAGATTACTTGCG AAAATACCATACCATCCGCTCAGCAGAGCAATGCAGATCTTACGAGGCAGCGTTCAGTGCAGACTACGCTGAGTACCGCTATCTGCACACTCGCATTGGTAGTGTGAGCCAGAAATTCATTCAACTGGGAGCTAGAATGAAGACATTGAAGCAAGGAACAGAGGAGCGCAAG GCACTTGAAGCTAAGATTTTGTATGAATACAGCCACTTCAAGAAG agttATCCTAGTTACCAGCAGGAGAAGAACCGCTGTGAATACCTGCACCAGAAGCTCTCCCACATCAAAAGTCTGATTCTACAGTTCGAAGGAAGAGGAAACTCCTAG